Proteins encoded in a region of the Neoarius graeffei isolate fNeoGra1 chromosome 3, fNeoGra1.pri, whole genome shotgun sequence genome:
- the LOC132883697 gene encoding uncharacterized protein LOC132883697 isoform X2, producing the protein MANLPEDCLMPDKPPFTNTGVDYFRPFDVKRGRRTVKRYGVMFTCLTLRAVHSEVADSLNTDSCINAIWRFVSRRGQVTIMRSDNGTNFVGAEREMREAIQHLDNDKIERALQPKGIKWTFNSPAASHQGGIWERQICTVQRILNSLLKEQAVNDDCLQTIMCEVESIINGRPLTSISDDVNDLEPLTPNHLLLLKSQPSVPPSIFNKDDTYTRKRWKQVQYLADLFWTRWTREYLPLLQECQKWSRPRRNFITGDVVLLVDSSSPCNSWLIGRVVETLPDSSGMVQRVKIKTKTNILERPVNKLCLLEEAASEETIE; encoded by the coding sequence ATGGCAAACCTACCTGAGGACTGCCTTATGCCCGACAAACCACCTTTTACGAACACAGGTGTTGATTACTTTAGGCCATTTGATGTCAAGCGGGGCCGGAGGACAGTCAAGAGATATGGCGTGATGTTTACCTGCCTTACCCTCAGAGCTGTGCATAGTGAAGTTGCAGACAGCCTCAATACAGACTCCTGTATTAATGCCATTTGGCGTTTTGTAAGCAGAAGGGGTCAAGTCACCATCATGCGCTCTGACAACGGCACAAACTTTGTGGGCGCTGAAAGGGAGATGAGAGAAGCCATACAGCACCTGGATAATGATAAGATTGAAAGAGCCTTGCAACCAAAGGGAATAAAGTGGACATTTAACAGTCCAGCAGCTTCCCACCAGGGCGGGATCTGGGAAAGACAGATTTGCACAGTGCAAAGAATCCTCAATTCCCTGTTGAAAGAACAAGCTGTGAATGATGATTGTCTTCAGACAATAATGTGTGAGGTCGAGAGTATCATCAACGGCAGGCCGCTCACAAGTATCTCAGATGATGTGAATGACCTTGAGCCTCTAACACCTAATCACTTATTGCTGCTGAAGTCTCAACCCAGCGTGCCACCAAGCATCTTCAACAAAGATGACACATATACAAGAAAGCGATGGAAGCAAGTCCAATATCTTGCAGATTTATTTTGGACGAGATGGACACGTGAGTATCTTCCTCTCCTCCAAGAATGCCAGAAATGGTCAAGACCAAGGAGAAACTTTATTACTGGAGATGTCGTATTACTAGTGGACAGCTCTTCTCCTTGCAATTCCTGGCTCATAGGAAGAGTAGTCGAAACATTACCGGATTCCAGTGGAATGGTGCAAAGAGTGAAGATAAAAACCAAGACCAACATCTTGGAAAGACCTGTCAACAAACTGTGCTTGTTGGAAGAAGCAGCGTCAGAAGAGACGATTGAGTGA